A part of Pseudoalteromonas arctica A 37-1-2 genomic DNA contains:
- the pdhR gene encoding pyruvate dehydrogenase complex transcriptional repressor PdhR — protein MSLKIKAAKLSDVILQQLENMILEGSLAPGEKLPPERELAKQFEVSRPSLREAIQKLEAKGLVTRRQGGGTFVKNQLEEGLTDPLFDLISKHPESQFDLLEFRHALEGIAAYYAALRGTSNDFSKVKESFDKIALVNDDLQQKAKAINAFHFSVAEASHNVVLLHLVRGMKALLEQNVLQNLTVLLKKSDISSQLAQHRRLLMDAVIDGNPEQARLASNAHLAFIEEALLEAGKEHSRIERSLRRTKQN, from the coding sequence ATGTCTTTAAAGATCAAAGCAGCAAAGTTATCTGATGTTATTTTACAGCAACTCGAGAACATGATTCTTGAAGGCTCGTTAGCACCAGGTGAAAAGTTGCCACCAGAGCGTGAACTAGCAAAGCAATTTGAAGTATCTCGCCCGTCACTGCGTGAGGCAATTCAAAAATTAGAAGCGAAAGGTTTAGTTACGCGTCGCCAGGGTGGCGGCACGTTTGTAAAAAATCAGCTCGAAGAAGGGCTTACTGATCCACTTTTTGATTTGATTAGTAAACATCCTGAGTCGCAGTTTGATTTACTTGAATTTCGTCATGCATTAGAAGGGATTGCTGCTTACTACGCGGCACTGCGCGGGACCAGCAACGATTTTAGCAAAGTGAAAGAAAGCTTTGATAAAATTGCCCTAGTTAATGATGATTTACAGCAAAAAGCAAAAGCAATTAATGCATTTCACTTTAGCGTGGCAGAAGCTTCGCATAATGTGGTGTTACTGCATTTAGTAAGAGGCATGAAAGCGCTGCTTGAGCAAAATGTATTGCAAAATTTAACTGTTTTATTAAAAAAGTCAGATATTAGCAGTCAATTAGCCCAACACAGGCGTTTATTAATGGATGCCGTTATTGACGGTAATCCAGAACAAGCCCGTTTAGCAAGTAATGCGCACTTAGCATTTATAGAAGAAGCACTACTTGAAGCAGGCAAAGAACATTCGCGAATTGAACGTAGTTTAAGACGCACTAAACAAAATTAA
- the aceE gene encoding pyruvate dehydrogenase (acetyl-transferring), homodimeric type, with product MSEVNKIDVDALETQEWLQALESVVREEGVERAQFLLEQVLEQARLDGVDMPTGITTNYVNTIPVDQEPAYPGDVNLERRIRSIIRWNAIMIVLRASKKDLDLGGHMASYQSSAAFYEVCFNHFFKAPNDVDGGDLVYYQGHISPGIYARAFVEGRLSAAQLDNFRQEVDGEGLPSYPHPKLMPEFWQFPTVSMGLGPISSIYQARFLKYLDGRGLKDTKNQRVYAFLGDGEMDEPESRGAISFAAREKLDNLCYLVNCNLQRLDGPVMGNGKIIQELEGLFKGAGWNVIKLVWGSGWDILLAKDTTGKLLQLMNETVDGDYQTYKAKDGAYVRENFFGRYPETAALVADMTDDEIFALKRGGHESSKLFAAFKKAEDTKGRPTVILAKTVKGYGMGEAAEGKNIAHQVKKMDMSHVAHLRSRLGLDDLVSEEQLAELPYLELEEGSPEYKYLHARRDELKGYTPKRIPRFSEKLTLPEVDAFKPLLEEQKRDISTTMGFVRALNILLKDKGIGKNIVPIIADEARTFGMEGLFRQIGIYNPHGQNYTPQDRDIVSYYKETVSGQVLQEGINELGAMSSWVAAATSYSTNDLPMIPFYIYYSMFGFQRVGDMAWMAGDQQARGFLLGATAGRTTLNGEGLQHEDGHSHILANTVPNCISYDPTYAFEVAVIVQDGIRRMYGDDQENIYYYLTLMNENYHQPAMPEGAEEGIRKGIYKLESYEGKKANVQLLSSGTIMTEVRKAATILSEEYGIASDVFSVTSFNELTREGQDVERFNMLNPEGEQKTAFITSVLNDSVTVAATDYMKNYAEQARSFIPSSNYKVLGTDGYGRSDSRENLRRHFEVNAGYVVVATLSELAKRGEVEKSVVVEALKKFNIDTNKLNPLYA from the coding sequence ATGTCTGAAGTCAATAAAATTGACGTAGACGCGCTAGAAACACAAGAGTGGTTACAAGCTCTTGAATCAGTTGTGCGCGAAGAAGGTGTTGAACGAGCTCAGTTTTTACTTGAGCAAGTATTAGAGCAAGCCCGTTTAGACGGCGTTGATATGCCAACGGGTATTACCACGAACTACGTTAATACTATTCCTGTAGATCAAGAACCTGCTTACCCGGGTGATGTAAATCTTGAGCGTCGTATTCGTTCAATTATACGTTGGAACGCGATTATGATCGTTCTACGTGCATCTAAAAAAGATCTCGACTTAGGCGGCCATATGGCGTCTTACCAATCATCTGCTGCATTTTATGAAGTGTGTTTTAACCACTTTTTTAAAGCGCCAAATGATGTAGACGGTGGTGACTTAGTTTATTACCAAGGTCATATTTCTCCTGGTATTTATGCACGTGCATTTGTTGAAGGTCGTTTATCGGCTGCACAACTAGATAACTTCCGCCAAGAAGTTGATGGCGAAGGCTTACCATCGTACCCACACCCTAAGTTAATGCCTGAATTTTGGCAGTTCCCTACGGTATCAATGGGCTTAGGTCCTATTTCGTCTATTTACCAAGCGCGCTTCTTAAAATACTTAGATGGTCGTGGCTTAAAAGATACTAAAAACCAACGTGTATACGCGTTTTTAGGTGACGGTGAAATGGATGAGCCAGAATCACGCGGTGCAATCTCTTTTGCTGCACGTGAAAAACTAGATAACCTTTGTTACTTAGTTAACTGTAACTTACAGCGTTTAGACGGCCCAGTTATGGGTAACGGTAAAATTATTCAAGAGCTGGAAGGCTTGTTTAAAGGCGCTGGCTGGAACGTAATTAAACTAGTGTGGGGCAGCGGTTGGGATATTCTTCTAGCTAAAGACACAACGGGTAAATTACTACAGTTAATGAACGAAACTGTTGATGGCGATTACCAAACATATAAAGCTAAAGATGGCGCGTACGTACGTGAAAACTTCTTTGGTCGTTACCCAGAAACAGCTGCACTTGTTGCTGACATGACAGATGACGAAATTTTCGCGCTTAAGCGTGGTGGTCATGAGTCATCAAAATTATTTGCTGCATTTAAAAAAGCAGAAGACACTAAAGGCCGTCCAACTGTAATTCTTGCTAAAACTGTAAAAGGTTACGGCATGGGTGAAGCAGCTGAAGGTAAAAACATTGCGCACCAAGTGAAAAAAATGGACATGTCGCATGTTGCGCATTTACGTTCACGCCTTGGTCTTGATGATTTAGTATCTGAAGAGCAACTTGCAGAACTACCTTATTTAGAGCTTGAAGAAGGTTCACCTGAGTATAAATATCTACATGCTCGTCGTGATGAACTTAAAGGTTATACACCTAAGCGTATTCCACGTTTTAGTGAAAAACTTACGTTGCCAGAAGTAGACGCGTTTAAGCCGCTACTTGAAGAGCAAAAGCGTGATATTTCAACCACTATGGGTTTTGTTCGTGCACTTAATATCTTATTAAAAGATAAAGGCATTGGTAAAAACATCGTACCAATTATTGCCGATGAAGCGCGTACATTTGGTATGGAAGGTTTATTCCGTCAAATCGGTATTTATAACCCGCATGGCCAAAACTACACGCCACAGGATCGTGATATTGTTTCTTATTATAAAGAAACTGTATCAGGGCAAGTGCTTCAAGAAGGTATTAATGAGTTAGGTGCAATGTCGTCATGGGTTGCTGCTGCAACTTCATACAGCACTAACGATTTACCAATGATCCCATTCTACATTTACTACTCTATGTTTGGTTTCCAACGCGTTGGTGACATGGCATGGATGGCGGGCGATCAACAAGCACGTGGTTTCTTATTAGGTGCTACTGCGGGTCGTACAACGCTAAATGGTGAAGGCTTGCAACACGAAGATGGTCACAGTCATATTCTTGCTAATACGGTTCCTAACTGTATTTCATATGACCCAACTTACGCGTTTGAAGTAGCTGTTATTGTACAAGACGGTATTCGTCGTATGTACGGTGATGACCAAGAAAATATTTACTACTACCTAACGCTTATGAACGAAAACTACCATCAGCCAGCTATGCCAGAAGGCGCTGAAGAAGGTATTCGTAAAGGTATTTATAAGCTTGAAAGTTACGAAGGTAAAAAAGCCAACGTACAGCTATTAAGCTCAGGTACTATTATGACTGAAGTACGTAAAGCCGCTACGATTCTAAGCGAAGAGTATGGCATTGCGTCTGACGTGTTCTCTGTAACGTCTTTCAACGAATTAACGCGTGAAGGTCAAGATGTTGAACGTTTCAACATGCTTAACCCTGAAGGCGAGCAAAAAACAGCATTCATCACAAGCGTATTAAACGACTCTGTGACTGTTGCAGCAACGGATTACATGAAAAACTACGCAGAACAAGCGCGTTCATTTATTCCAAGCAGCAACTACAAAGTGCTAGGTACAGATGGTTACGGTCGTTCTGATAGCCGTGAAAACCTACGTCGTCACTTTGAAGTTAACGCGGGCTACGTTGTTGTTGCTACGTTATCTGAACTTGCTAAACGCGGTGAAGTTGAGAAGTCAGTAGTTGTTGAAGCACTTAAAAAGTTCAACATCGACACTAACAAACTTAACCCACTGTACGCATAA